In Piliocolobus tephrosceles isolate RC106 chromosome 4, ASM277652v3, whole genome shotgun sequence, the following are encoded in one genomic region:
- the OTULINL gene encoding inactive ubiquitin thioesterase OTULINL, translating into MAAPRSPTRARERERSHAPAAGSDQVHSWTLATSQALDTVWRMAKGFVMLAVSFLVAAVCYFRRLHLYSGHKLKWWIGYLQRKFKRNLSVEAEVDLLSYCAREWKGETPRTKLMRKAYEELFWRHHIKCVRQVKRDNYDALRSVLFQIFSQGISFPSWMKEKDIVKLPEKLLFSQGCNWIQQYSFGPEKYTGSNVFGKLRKCVELLKTQWTEFNGIRDYHKRGSMCNTLFSDAILEYKLYEALKFIMLYQVTEVYEQMKTKKVIPSLFRLLFSRETSSDPLSFMMNHLNSVGDTCGLEQIDMFILGYSLEVKIKVFRLFKFNSRDFEVCYPEEPLRDWPEISLLTENDRHYHIPVF; encoded by the exons gAAGTGACCAAGTTCACTCCTGGACCTTAGCTACAAGCCAAGCCTTAGACACTGTCTGGAGAATGGCAAAAGGCTTTGTGATGTTGGCAGTTTCATTTCTGGTGGCTGCCGTCTGCTACTTCAGGAGGCTACATTTATATTCAGGGCACAAGCTGAAATG GTGGATTGGATATCTGCAGAGAAAATtcaaaa GGAACCTCAgtgtggaggcagaggttgattTACTCAGTTATTGTGCAAGAGAATGGAAAGGAGAGACACCCCGTACCAAACTGATGAGGAAG GCTTATGAGGAGCTATTTTGGCGGCATCATATTAAATGTGTTCGACAAGTAAAGAGAGATAACTATGATGCTCTCAGATCAGTGTTATTTCAGATATTCAGCCAGGGCATCTCTTTTCCATCATggatgaaagaaaaggacattgtTAAG CTTCCTGAAAAACTGCTGTTTTCACAAGGTTGTAATTGGATTCAGCAATACAGTTTTGGTCCTGAGAAGTATACAGGTTCGAATGTGTTCGGAAAACTACGGAAATGTGTGGAATTACTGAAAACACAG TGGACTGAATTTAATGGAATTAGAGATTATCACAAAAGAGGAAGTATGTGCAACACCCTTTTTTCGGATGCCATTCTGGAATATAAACTTTATGAAGCTTTAAAGTTCATCATGTTGTATCAAGTCACTGAAGTTTATGAACAAATGAAGACTAAAAAGGTCATTCCCAGTCTTTTTAGACTCCTGTTTTCCAGGGAGACATCCTCTGATCCTTTGAGCTTCATGATGAATCACCTGAATTCTGTAGGTGACACGTGTGGACTAGAGCAG ATTGATATGTTTATACTTGGATACTCCCTTGAAGTAAAGATAAAAGTGTTCAGACTGTTCAAGTTTAACTCCAGAGACTTTGAAGTCTGCTACCCAGAGGAGCCTCTCAGGGACTGGCCGGAGATCTCCCTGCTGACTGAGAACGACCGCCACTACCACATTCCAGTCTTTTAA